A portion of the Musa acuminata AAA Group cultivar baxijiao chromosome BXJ1-1, Cavendish_Baxijiao_AAA, whole genome shotgun sequence genome contains these proteins:
- the LOC135672145 gene encoding large ribosomal subunit protein P1-like: protein MRVPCFQPIYGVVLVKPVSNSTLRAYETLIFDLYKSLLKPATVCLPLLSTFIGLPFGDGSLGFLMAAFGELACTYAALLLHDDGIPITSEKISTVVKAAKLTIDSYWPPLFAKLLEKRSVDDLILSVGSGGGGAAVAVSAAPAAAGAAPAAAPAAEEKKEEPKEESDDDMGFSLFD, encoded by the exons ATGCGGGTCCCATGTTTCCAACCAATATACGGAGTCGTATTGGTGAAACCTGTCTCGAACTCCACATTGCGTGCCTATGAAACCCTAATTTTCGATCTTTATAAGTCCCTCCTCAAGCCGGCCACAGTCTGCCTTCCTCTCCTCTCAACGTTCATTGGTTTGCCGTTTGGCGACGGATCTCTTGGTTTCTTGATGGCTGCATTCGGAGAACTCGCCTGCACCTATGCCGCTCTCCTCCTGCACGACGATGGCATCCCGATCacg TCGGAGAAGATCTCGACCGTGGTGAAGGCTGCCAAATTGACGATCGACTCCTACTGGCCTCCCCTCTTCGCCAAACTCCTCGAGAAGAGGAGCGTCGATGACCTCATCTTGAGCGTCGGATCCG GCGGTGGTGGTGCTGCAGTTGCGGTCTCTGCTGCCCCGGCTGCCGCAGGCGCGGCCCCCGCCGCTGCTCCTGCAGCCGAGGAGAAAAAG GAGGAGCCCAAGGAAGAGAGTGATGATGATATGGGATTCAGCTTGTTTGATTAG
- the LOC135672136 gene encoding bZIP transcription factor 50-like, translating to MAGAVDSPNTPDEHLELDLDFDFDFDIDIDIDYLLKNFSDEGVGVLLNPSAGLCVDDCPPPSNVSEEDKYDSPSGEADGPSDSFSSYVSQLEKFLMEEDEGEAHVAAEEGFEADDFVACLFAEASRDEGGEVATPDSEASKRKEREEEEDEEEPPVAADGEDDDPVNKKRRRQMRNRDSAMKSRERKKMYVKELEMKNKYLEAECRRLDYVFRCCTAENLALHQRLQKERLYDAPTAKQESAVLFVESLLLGSLSWLVSIVCLFLVPVLPKLSPKDINPLKRGLVDKVVSAKKVTNKRLETNLRSGLVVFRKRCRGMRTRMKNLFVAPAFYSDYLIVP from the exons ATGGCGGGCGCAGTAGACTCCCCGAATACCCCGGACGAGCACCTCGAGCTCGATCTCGATTTCGATTTCGATTTCGACATCGACATCGACATCGACTATCTCCTGAAGAACTTCTCCGATGAGGGCGTCGGCGTCCTCCTTAATCCCTCCGCTGGCTTATGTGTGGATGACTGCCCACCTCCTTCCAATGTTTCAGAGGAGGACAAATATGATTCACCTTCAGGGGAAGCTGACGGTCCTTCCGATTCTTTCTCGTCGTACGTGAGCCAGCTGGAGAAGTTCCTCATGGAGGAGGATGAAGGGGAAGCCCACGTAGCCGCCGAGGAGGGCTTCGAAGCGGACGATTTTGTTGCCTGTTTGTTCGCCGAAGCGTCCCGTGACGAGGGAGGCGAGGTCGCCACGCCCGATTCGGAGGCCAGCAAGaggaaggagagggaggaggaggaggatgaggaggaaccGCCCGTAGCCGCGGACGGCGAGGACGACGATCCGGTTAACAAGAAGAGGAGAAG GCAGATGAGGAATAGGGATTCTGCCATGAAATCAAGGGAGAGAAAGAAGATGTATGTGAAGGAATTGgagatgaagaacaagtatctggAAGCGGAGTGCCGGCGTTTGGATTATGTTTTCCGGTGCTGTACAGCGGAGAATCTGGCACTCCACCAGCGCTTGCAGAAGGAAAGGCTGTATGATGCTCCCACAGCTAAGCAGGAGTCTGCTGTACTCTTTGTGG AATCCCTGCTGTTGGGTTCCCTGTCTTGGCTGGTCAGCATCGTTTGCCTGTTCCTCGTGCCTGTCCTGCCGAAACTGAGTCCAAAGGACATAAACCCTCTCAAAAGAGGCCTCGTGGACAAAGTTGTGTCGGCCAAAAAAGTAACAAATAAGAGATTGGAGACAAATTTAAGATCGGGGTTGGTTGTTTTCAGGAAAAGATGCAGAGGTATGAGGACTAGGATGAAAAACTTGTTTGTTGCTCCTGCATTCTATTCAGACTACCTCATAGTTCCTTAG
- the LOC103995382 gene encoding uncharacterized protein LOC103995382, with product MLPPVASKRYVLRLFISLKHVTANVVDRRSGRVVVTASSVEKALKAGFECGRTCNAKAAAAVAEVLAMRLKVDGLAREPIHADATKEVEKKGFKNRTKVWAMLNALRSHGVNLILDQGDIRHPPPPPHLP from the coding sequence ATGCTGCCTCCTGTGGCGAGCAAGCGATACGTGCTGCGGCTGTTCATATCGCTCAAGCACGTGACGGCCAACGTGGTGGACCGTCGCAGCGGGCGCGTGGTGGTGACGGCGTCCTCGGtggagaaggcgctcaaggcgggGTTCGAATGCGGGCGCACCTGCAACGCCAAGGCGGCCGCGGCGGTGGCGGAGGTGCTCGCCATGCGCCTCAAGGTCGACGGCCTGGCCCGGGAACCTATCCACGCCGACGCTACCAAGGAGGTGGAGAAGAAAGGCTTCAAGAACCGCACCAAGGTGTGGGCCATGCTCAACGCCCTCCGCTCGCACGGCGTCAACCTCATCCTCGACCAAGGCGACATccgccatcctcctcctcctcctcatctcccTTGA